Proteins from a single region of Neomonachus schauinslandi chromosome 10, ASM220157v2, whole genome shotgun sequence:
- the LOC110587482 gene encoding tetratricopeptide repeat protein 39B-like: MSFTLSKRENDKGSNFTSVTVSKAESEEDKFEDAYEVIPVASTMNLTSSLEECTTGLYLFLNNRFSEAIDLIHPWSKNSIYHALIYNILMVVKAILTFDPLDLRIGMTATKEALKTCNSFRRKSRMTSFSHLVSKQGIKTIKEEELHAEVCYAECLILKSSITFIQDDSMFGFLKSAINIGLSYQIYKDCQQVLTQITHNRSKTYRHLVGGVKCGLGAFNLILSLVPPKTLKLLNIAGYSGNKEVGLTLLYESASEFHINNILSVLTLLFYYSYIYIAVGVEKGHSSAVEDLFLIYLQKFPNCVVLKFFHARFSMLKGNFENAQLVLEECILIQNEWEQVHHLCYWELMWCHIFLRNWKQAYRYADLLYHNSRWSKAIYVYSKAMLLALLPSDSVKSGSEDINSLFLKVDSLRIKILGTSVPIEKFVAEKGQRYGTTRGWFTAQPILEFIYAWSGFRVMSKKLDLISSWLSIINRGQDLLRENSNKEYGTDDISLLNLLKGLCLKHLGRYSTAEHYFNRVIQKEKLLKYDHYLVPYTYYELGILHYLKGDYDSATKNLDNIKNYKDYSMEARLQFRAHVALEQVAKEK; encoded by the coding sequence ATGTCATTTACTctaagtaaaagagaaaatgataagGGGAGTAACTTTACATCAGTCACTGTAAGTAAGGCAGAAAGTGAAGAGGACAAGTTTGAAGACGCCTATGAAGTTATCCCTGTGGCATCAACAATGAATCTAACATCTTCCCTGGAAGAATGCACAACtggattgtatttatttctaaataacagATTCTCAGAGGCCATAGATCTCATTCATCCGTGGTCGAAAAACAGCATATACCATGCTCTAATTTATAATATCCTTATGGTTGTCAAGGCCATCTTGACTTTTGATCCCTTGGATCTACGGATTGGAATGACTGCCACAAAGGAGGCTTTGAAAACCTGTAACAGTTTCCGAAGAAAATCTAGGATGACAAGTTTTTCTCATCTAGTGAGTAAACAGGGAATAAAGACTATCAAAGAAGAGGAATTGCATGCGGAAGTCTGCTATGCTGAGTGTTTGATTCTGAAATCCTCCATCACATTTATACAGGATGACAGTATGTTTGGTTTTCTTAAAAGCGCAATCAACATCGGGTTAAGTTATCAAATATACAAAGACTGTCAACAAGTATTAACACAGATAACTCACAACCGCAGCAAAACCTACCGACACCTGGTTGGAGGAGTGAAATGTGGTCTTGGAGCATTCAATCTGATATTATCGCTTGTGCCACCAAAGACCCTTAAACTACTCAATATTGCTGGATATTCCGGTAATAAAGAGGTGGGCTTGACTTTGCTTTATGAGAGTGCATCTGAATTCcatataaataatatcttaagtGTTTTGACTCTCCTCTTTTATTACAGTTATATCTATATAGCTGTTGGTGTTGAAAAGGGTCACAGTTCTGCTGTAGAGGACCTCTTCCTAATATACCTCCAGAAATTTCCAAACTGTGTCGTACTTAAATTTTTTCATGCGCGTTTTAGTATGctgaaaggaaattttgaaaatgcaCAGTTAGTATTAGAGGAGTGCATTTTGATTCAAAACGAATGGGAGCAGGTTCATCACCTGTGTTACTGGGAACTCATGTGGTGCCACATTTTTCTGCGGAATTGGAAGCAAGCTTACCGCTATGCCGATCTACTGTATCATAACAGCAGGTGGTCCAAGGCAATATACGTGTACAGTAAAGCTATGCTACTCGCCCTGCTTCCTTCTGATTCTGTCAAATCAGGGAGCGAGGACATAAACTCTCTCTTCTTAAAAGTGGATAGCCTGAGAATCAAAATCTTGGGAACTTCTGTGCCAATAGAAAAGTTTGTTGCTGAGAAGGGTCAGCGCTACGGCACGACCAGGGGCTGGTTCACAGCACAGCCCATTCTGGAATTCATTTACGCCTGGAGTGGTTTCCGAGTCATGAGCAAAAAACTAGACCTTATTTCAAGCTGGCTCTCGATAATTAATAGAGGACAAGACCTTTTAcgagaaaattcaaataaagagTATGGCACAGATGACATCAGTTTGTTAAATTTACTGAAAGGTCTATGCCTGAAACACTTAGGCAGATATTCGACAGCTGAGCATTACTTTAATCGTGTCATTCAAAAGGAGAAATTGTTAAAATATGACCACTACTTGGTGCCGTATACTTACTACGAACTAGGAATTCTTCACTATCTAAAAGGAGATTATGACAGTGCAACAAAAAACCTAGACAACATAAAAAACTACAAGGACTATTCCATGGAAGCCCGATTACAGTTTAGGGCTCATGTAGCTCTTGAACAAGTAGCTAAAGAAAAGTGA